The window GAACAATCCACTTACTCAGATGTATGTCTGTTGCATATCCTCCGGCAAGGATACGAAGTACAAATCCGAAGGCAACAACACACACGTCAATGATTGCATAACGCTTCAAACGGAGACAATAACCTATATTTAACAGCCAATAGAAGATTATTACACTGGCTGTCTCAACCTGACGTGCATGCAACAAAAAGGTCGAAGTCATCGATAGAACAAACATCAATCCCATCAATATATAGCCCTGTGTAATGCTAACAGCCCCCGATGCCATTGGACGATGACATTTCACTGGGTGCTGACGATCATCATGAACATCGACAATATCGTTCAGACAATAGATTGACGAGGCCGTCAGACTAAAAGACAGGGCTGTGATTAACCCTGCATAAACCGCTTCCCATTGCAGTAATGCACCTCCAAAGAAGACTGGAAGGAAGACGATAAGATTCTTAATCCATTGATGTGGACGTATTAACAGTATAAGGTTCTTCATTTTATTCTATTCTCTATGGGCGTTATAATCCCTTTAATTACAGTCTGTAAGAGCCATGCAAATATCAGACTGATGACAGTCGTCGCAACAAACTTTTGCCAATAAGACCAATCAGTCTGCTCAAGATAATCGAGTACGAAGTGGGAATGTATCAAATAAAGTTCCAAACTCAATGCACCAAAGACTTTTAGTATTTTGTTGATATACTTTGGTGTATGACGAAGGACTTGATTGAAGAGGATAATCGATGTAAACGTAAGGGGGATATAAAGCATACGTTCAAGAAATAAAGGGAACTGTCCGTGCTTTTCTTGTTCGAGAAACAGACAAGAGGAAAGAGCGATAACGAATGTTATCACTATCATCCAAATAGCCGACCCACCCACTGTTTCTTTCCGTTTCACCGCCTCTGCAATGTTAATACCTATAAAGAAGATGGGCGCACGGCTCCAAAATATCTCTAAATGACCTACTGAATCATGCAAAGGGGTAATATATTCCACCACTACACACCACATTATCATGATAACAGGAGTCCAACGATAGATAGGATTCTTGGCGATAAGCATCATATAAAATGGACTCACAAGATAGAAAACCATGATAGCAGGGATATACCAGAACGTTAGCTCATTGTGCATCCAGAAGTCCCAGTTAATCGTTATATCCCCGATGAGATCGATGATATTCATACTGTGCCCGCTATGTCTTGTGAGATTGACGTTAAGAAAATCGGGGATATAGTAGAGGCAGGCCATGAAGAGCCAAGTAGGATAGACACGTAAGAAACGGCGAAGATAAAACTTTCGCAGGGAAGGGTGCTTTGTCCAAGAGAACCACAAGCCCATACCACTCAAGAAGAGAAAGAAGTCTACACCGATATTACCCATTCTCTTCAAGCCAAAGAAGGCATCTTCACGTGGCAATCCCACATGAAAAAGAATAACGAAGATGATGGCAAAACCCATCAACTCTCCTCGGTAACGGCTTATATCAGCTAATTCAATGCTTCTTATCTTCATTTATTGCGATGAAATCGTGTATTTATAAGACTCCTTTACTTTAACTTTGGACTCGGTATCTTCTTCATTAACTCTTTAAACAGCCATGCTAAACAAAGCGAAGAGATAACGTAAAGGAGAAGTCCCGTCCAATATTCTCCCCCTCGAGAGATTGGAATAAATATCTTTCTTGTGATAGGATGACAGACGAAAAGGGCTGCTGAGATGCTGCCAACCCACGAGAGAACATTCATAACAGAGAAGTACTTATTGCCAACTGCACCTTCTATCCAACTGAGTAATCTCACAAAGGTAATAGAGGCAACACATATTACAAGTGGAACAAAATACCATGTTATATAGTTGAAACTCATCAATAGTATGGCAAATAATGAAAGGACAAAGGCTACAAGGTTTGTAGCAGTCGTCCAGGCGTGTGCGTATCTCGCATAAAGTACACCAAAGCCGAATGGCAGCATACCACCGATAAAGTTATACCTCCAGCGGTTCAAAGCCTCACTTTCTGGTTCACAAGATAACTGTATGGCAAAACAAAGCACTATCAACACAACATTCCACGCCCAATGTCGGCGATAAAGAAAAAGGCGATACACTATATATAACTGTATCATAAGCCCAAAGAACCAGTAAGGACCAGGCCAAATAATATCGTCAGGATTGGGAAGAAGATTATTAAAAAGTCCCATTTGACCGATAATATCCATCACATGATAATCGTGTGGAGCGTCTGTAATAGCGTCAACTATCGTAAAAGCCACAAAGCCAACTATCATCATACGGAAAAGCTTTACCCAATGATATTTGATAAAACCAAAGACTGGAAGACTTGACTGTGCTTGCAGCATACTTGTTGGCACTGTTGGCTGTTGCTTTTCGTACTTCATCGTCAGACCGTATGCTGATAAGAAGAGGAACACAGGTACACCATAATGCCCAAAGAACGATAGAATATGGAAGAAGAACAATTCGTTCCACGATCCCTGTAACACTTGATAGAGTTTGTCAACATTGCGTTGGAAATACTGATATTCGTTCTCCTTTACCACTGGACGCAACCAATGGCAGTAATTATGTAGGAAGATTCCGATAATGGCAAGCCCTCTTAACGCATCACACTCTACCCGTGTAAGCAACGTTTCTCGGCGTTCTTTCGTCTGTTTGGGTACGGAATGTTCTGTATATGTATTCTTTTCCTTATTCAACATCCTAACTTTAATGATTGATTTTGTGCGCTTTAAGCGTTTCTTTATACTGATCTAATTCCCCTCTATGCGTCCAGCAGCCACCTTGGAAGCTGTCTTCTATTTTGATATAGACTTCTGCTTCGGTAAGAGATGCTTCTCCGAAGGACGAGTAAGCTTATCGTAATCCGTTGTATTCTTTAGTATTCTCGGTCTCATTTCATTGTATTGTGGACTGAGGATATTATACTCTGCATGGTAGTCTTTCGTATGAATACCTGCCAAATAGAGCAGCATGTGCGGTAGTGCATCCGTCATAAAACGACGGTTTTTAGCACCGATTATTTCTTTGTAAATGTCGGGATGCTTTGCAGCATACTTATAAGAGCAGAAGATCCAGAAAGGAATTTCAAACTCATAATGCGCTAAGTCGTAATCAATAGCAGCCGAGTGATTGCGACAGATGAATCCACGATTACCCTCATAGCATTCCTCTCCATGATCAGGCATATAGATAATGATAGCCTCCTTGTCCTCAAAACGACTAATAATAGCATCTACAATGGAGTCATTATATAAGATAGCATTGTCGTAATCAGCCAATACATTTCGCTGTTTTCCATCAAGGTCGGCACGTTTCTTCTCATAATCTTCTGCCTTAAAGTGACGACGGTCGCTTGGGAAACGTTGGTTATATTTGACGTGCTGTCCGAGGAGATGGAAGATGATAAGGTTATGATCGGTGTTGTATTGTTGCTGATTTTTATCGTAATCATCGAGCAAACCTCGATCAAATCGGTATAATTGTTGATTGCGTGAATCGAACATCGCCTCTGAAAGTTCTGGATGATTAAGGAAGAATCCACCACTAAAATCATACACTGCCTGCTTTGCCTTAGGCAAGAACTGATTGGTGATAAAGGTCACATGATAGCCTGCCTTACGGAAGAGTGAAGGGAAGAGTGGATAATCGCACCACTCCCCTTTCTCTCCAACAACGTGTAGAGAAAAGACGTTCTTAAACACGAAACTGGTCAGATTCCATGGTGCTACGACATCACTGAACGGTACAAGCAATCCCGACTTCTCTCGTTTAATCTGACGTGGGGTCGTCGGCATGAAGTAGCCATACTGTTGTGAATGTAGCTTTCCATAGCTTTCACCGATGATAAGGACGATATTTGGCGATTTAAACGAACAACTATCCACACTCATCTTGTCTTTAGCTTCGATGAGACGGTCAACTTGTTGCGATGCTAACTCATTGGAGAAAATACTGAAAGCAAGGCGATAAACAGGCAGATAGAACTGTGCACAATCTGCAGTTGTTAGTTCATGTTCTACAGAGCCAATGGTGTCTAAAGAGAACATTTGTACCATTTCTTTCTTGTTGTGCGCAGATGATTCAATCGCCCAACCAAGAAATACGAGACAAACGCCCCCAAGTATGTAGTGACTATGATTAATGATTTGTTTCGCCACTGTAACCTTATAGCTAATAGCTGGTGGCAGTTTTACCTTCTTTAGAAATGTTGTTAGAATATGAATAAGCATAACAAGCAGTAGTAATCCTACACTTGAAAAGATAAGGTCTGACGTAAAATAACTACTGAAAAACTCACTTGCCTCACGCTCGTCAGTCTCACCAACAAGTAGGAGCATTGACGGATTCAACGTTGATTGGAACTTTACCCAACAGAAGAGGTCAGTAAGACTCGTGCCGTAAGCGATGATATACAAAAAAGCACGAATCCATCGGCGAATCTTGAGAGGAAATAGTGTGAGAATGATGCAAATAACATATAGGTCGAGAAACAACTCTAACCATAGATTACTATATACGGCAGCATCGGGGTTGTTGGCTGGCAACTCCGCATATGCTACTAATATACCGATAAGGTACATGAAGAAAAAGAATGAGGCGTTATCTTTAATGGGCTGATACGCCTTATTCAGTAAACTGACAGCATACTTAATAAATTTCATGTAAACGTATATATTTGCTTGCAAAGTTAACACTATTTTAGTACAAGGCAAAGTTTAAGTACAAAATAATACGGTGTTAGCAAGTAAGTCTTGTTTCGTATGAGTTTTATAGGTCCTTCCATTAAATCTATGGATGCTTTCCCCTATAAGTTTAAACCAACTCTCATTAGCCTACAATAGGTATAATCTTGGGTTCTACAATTAAATATATAGATTGAAAATAGAATATTACAAGGGAGGATAAACTACAAGATAAAATGCAATTTGAGACTATGTCATTCAGTCTTCTACAAGCAACCTATTAGCATATCAATGATATTTGTAAACTATTTTCGCACACTCCAAAACCAATATATGCTCTTTTGGCTTCTAAAAGATGCCTAATTGGCTTGCAAAAGACGCCCTTTAAGACCCTTACTAACGCCCTTTTGAAGTCCAATTAAGCACCTTTTCCGATACAACTTTATAACTAATTGAATTACTGATGGTTACAACCTTGCTTTTTACATGTATTTTTGTACTTATTTATAGATCGTTTACTCGAATTTATGTAATGATTTTTCAAAGCGTTATCTATTATTTTTCAAGTTTTAAAAAGAAAAAAGTTCCCTGTGTCGGAGGATGAGAAAAGAGTAGATAGTAGCCAGCCCTAACTATGTCTTTGTTCCGTTAACGCTATACAAAAAGCATCCACAGATTCAACGGAAGAACTTAATTCTTACTATAGTATGGCTTCCAATTTGGGTTTAAAACAAAGGAAATAAGTATTATTCTTGGGTAACATTCGTCATTATCATACATTATGATTATCTTTACACCCAAAACTAAATACTTAGAATATGGAATATGACCTTCTATCCTTTTTTAGTATCATCTTATTTTCAATAGCATTATTGGGCTTCTTCTATCTTATCTCCAAACTTAACCAAATAAGTAATACGCTAAACAACGTCAGTTTTGAGATTTCCAC is drawn from Prevotella melaninogenica and contains these coding sequences:
- a CDS encoding decaprenyl-phosphate phosphoribosyltransferase — translated: MKNLILLIRPHQWIKNLIVFLPVFFGGALLQWEAVYAGLITALSFSLTASSIYCLNDIVDVHDDRQHPVKCHRPMASGAVSITQGYILMGLMFVLSMTSTFLLHARQVETASVIIFYWLLNIGYCLRLKRYAIIDVCVVAFGFVLRILAGGYATDIHLSKWIVLMTFLLMLFLSFAKRRDDVVKMNETGHAPRQNTIRYNLTFINQAITITASVTLVCYIMYTVSPETIANFHTDHLYLTSVFVLLGLLRYIQISVVDKKSGDPTKVMIHDRFMQLIVLAFGLAFLFIIYVFKNIQ
- a CDS encoding acyltransferase family protein, whose amino-acid sequence is MKIRSIELADISRYRGELMGFAIIFVILFHVGLPREDAFFGLKRMGNIGVDFFLFLSGMGLWFSWTKHPSLRKFYLRRFLRVYPTWLFMACLYYIPDFLNVNLTRHSGHSMNIIDLIGDITINWDFWMHNELTFWYIPAIMVFYLVSPFYMMLIAKNPIYRWTPVIMIMWCVVVEYITPLHDSVGHLEIFWSRAPIFFIGINIAEAVKRKETVGGSAIWMIVITFVIALSSCLFLEQEKHGQFPLFLERMLYIPLTFTSIILFNQVLRHTPKYINKILKVFGALSLELYLIHSHFVLDYLEQTDWSYWQKFVATTVISLIFAWLLQTVIKGIITPIENRIK
- a CDS encoding acyltransferase family protein gives rise to the protein MLNKEKNTYTEHSVPKQTKERRETLLTRVECDALRGLAIIGIFLHNYCHWLRPVVKENEYQYFQRNVDKLYQVLQGSWNELFFFHILSFFGHYGVPVFLFLSAYGLTMKYEKQQPTVPTSMLQAQSSLPVFGFIKYHWVKLFRMMIVGFVAFTIVDAITDAPHDYHVMDIIGQMGLFNNLLPNPDDIIWPGPYWFFGLMIQLYIVYRLFLYRRHWAWNVVLIVLCFAIQLSCEPESEALNRWRYNFIGGMLPFGFGVLYARYAHAWTTATNLVAFVLSLFAILLMSFNYITWYFVPLVICVASITFVRLLSWIEGAVGNKYFSVMNVLSWVGSISAALFVCHPITRKIFIPISRGGEYWTGLLLYVISSLCLAWLFKELMKKIPSPKLK
- a CDS encoding sulfatase-like hydrolase/transferase, which gives rise to MKFIKYAVSLLNKAYQPIKDNASFFFFMYLIGILVAYAELPANNPDAAVYSNLWLELFLDLYVICIILTLFPLKIRRWIRAFLYIIAYGTSLTDLFCWVKFQSTLNPSMLLLVGETDEREASEFFSSYFTSDLIFSSVGLLLLVMLIHILTTFLKKVKLPPAISYKVTVAKQIINHSHYILGGVCLVFLGWAIESSAHNKKEMVQMFSLDTIGSVEHELTTADCAQFYLPVYRLAFSIFSNELASQQVDRLIEAKDKMSVDSCSFKSPNIVLIIGESYGKLHSQQYGYFMPTTPRQIKREKSGLLVPFSDVVAPWNLTSFVFKNVFSLHVVGEKGEWCDYPLFPSLFRKAGYHVTFITNQFLPKAKQAVYDFSGGFFLNHPELSEAMFDSRNQQLYRFDRGLLDDYDKNQQQYNTDHNLIIFHLLGQHVKYNQRFPSDRRHFKAEDYEKKRADLDGKQRNVLADYDNAILYNDSIVDAIISRFEDKEAIIIYMPDHGEECYEGNRGFICRNHSAAIDYDLAHYEFEIPFWIFCSYKYAAKHPDIYKEIIGAKNRRFMTDALPHMLLYLAGIHTKDYHAEYNILSPQYNEMRPRILKNTTDYDKLTRPSEKHLLPKQKSISK